From a single Bacillus pumilus genomic region:
- a CDS encoding ABC transporter ATP-binding protein: MDYVIEMLNIRKEFPGIVANDNITLQLKKGEIHALLGENGAGKSTLMNVLFGLYQPEKGEIKVHGKPVTISSPNDASDLGIGMVHQHFMLVDTFTVAENIILGKEPKKFGKIDKEQAIQQVQELSDRYGLKIDPAAKVSDISVGMQQRAEILKTLYRGADILIFDEPTAVLTPQEIKELIQIMKNLINEGKSIILITHKLKEIMDACHRVTIIRKGQGIRTLDVESTNKDELASLMVGREVSFKTDKKDASPAEEVLQIQDLTVKDARGIEAVKHLNLSVKAGEIVGIAGVDGNGQSELIEAITGLKKSESGTIMLNGKAIQNLPPRKVTESGIGHIPQDRHKHGLVLDFSIGENISLQTYYQRPYSKFGLMNMKNIYQKAKRIISEYDVRTPSEYTEARALSGGNQQKAIIGREVDRNPDLLIAAQPTRGLDVGAIEFVHKRLIEQRDTGKAVLLISFELDEIINVSDKIAVIFEGSIIAIVDPKETTEQELGLLMAGSTQQEVGKEANV, encoded by the coding sequence GTGGATTATGTCATTGAAATGTTGAATATACGCAAAGAATTCCCTGGCATTGTAGCAAACGACAACATTACGCTGCAGCTAAAAAAGGGCGAAATTCATGCGCTGCTTGGTGAAAACGGCGCTGGAAAATCAACGCTCATGAACGTGCTTTTCGGTCTTTACCAGCCTGAAAAAGGTGAAATCAAGGTACACGGAAAACCTGTGACCATCTCTAGTCCGAATGATGCGAGTGATTTAGGCATCGGTATGGTGCATCAACACTTTATGCTTGTCGATACCTTCACCGTCGCTGAAAACATTATCTTAGGAAAAGAGCCCAAAAAATTTGGAAAGATCGACAAAGAACAAGCCATACAGCAAGTACAAGAGCTTTCTGACCGCTATGGTTTAAAAATAGACCCTGCCGCAAAAGTATCTGACATCTCTGTCGGCATGCAGCAGCGTGCAGAAATCTTAAAAACTCTTTATCGCGGCGCTGACATTTTGATCTTCGACGAACCAACAGCCGTTTTAACACCTCAAGAAATTAAAGAACTCATACAAATCATGAAAAACTTAATCAATGAAGGCAAATCCATTATCTTAATTACCCATAAGCTGAAAGAGATTATGGATGCCTGTCATCGTGTGACCATTATCCGAAAAGGTCAAGGCATTCGGACGCTTGATGTGGAGAGCACAAATAAAGATGAACTTGCAAGCCTTATGGTCGGCCGTGAAGTTTCATTTAAAACAGACAAAAAAGACGCCTCACCTGCTGAGGAAGTGCTTCAAATTCAAGACCTTACTGTAAAAGATGCGCGAGGAATAGAAGCGGTCAAACATCTCAATCTCTCAGTAAAGGCTGGCGAAATTGTCGGAATTGCCGGGGTAGATGGCAATGGTCAATCTGAATTAATTGAAGCGATTACCGGACTAAAAAAATCAGAGTCTGGCACGATCATGCTTAACGGGAAAGCCATTCAAAATCTCCCGCCTCGTAAGGTGACCGAATCAGGAATTGGACATATTCCACAAGACCGTCATAAACACGGACTTGTGCTTGATTTTTCAATTGGAGAAAATATTTCCTTACAAACGTATTATCAGCGTCCATACTCAAAATTCGGCTTGATGAATATGAAAAATATTTATCAAAAAGCAAAACGAATTATCTCCGAGTATGACGTAAGAACACCAAGTGAATATACAGAGGCGCGCGCCCTGTCAGGCGGGAATCAGCAAAAAGCCATTATTGGCCGTGAAGTTGACCGCAATCCTGATTTATTAATTGCCGCTCAGCCGACACGAGGACTTGATGTTGGTGCAATTGAATTTGTTCATAAGCGTCTCATAGAGCAAAGGGACACAGGCAAAGCCGTCCTGCTCATCTCTTTTGAGCTTGATGAAATTATCAATGTCAGTGATAAAATTGCTGTTATTTTCGAAGGAAGCATTATAGCCATCGTTGATCCAAAAGAAACAACAGAGCAAGAGCTTGGTCTATTAATGGCTGGAAGTACGCAACAGGAAGTGGGGAAAGAAGCAAATGTCTAA
- a CDS encoding ABC transporter permease, whose protein sequence is MSNRLTNLLIPLIAIVLGLFVGAIIMLASGYSVIEGYGALWNGVFGETYYMGETIRQVTPYILSGLAVAFAFRTGLFNIGVEGQMLIGWVAAVWIGTTVHAPMYIHLPLALITAAAAGALWGFIPGFLKARFYVHEVIVTIMMNYIALHVTNYLISNVLTNNKDKTEKIDATASLRSGFFEQITDFSRMHNGIFVAIIAAVVMWVIIQKTSKGFELRAVGMNQQASHYAGMNVRRNIIYAMLISGAFAGLAGAMEGLGTFEYASIKGSFTGVGFDGIAVALLGGNTAVGVVLAALLLGGLKVGALNMPLESGVPTEVVDIVIAIIILFVASSYIIRLVMNQMKKKGGK, encoded by the coding sequence ATGTCTAATCGCTTAACAAATCTGCTCATTCCGCTTATAGCCATTGTACTTGGCCTTTTCGTTGGGGCCATTATTATGCTGGCGAGCGGTTATAGTGTCATCGAAGGCTATGGCGCCCTTTGGAATGGCGTCTTCGGTGAAACCTATTATATGGGAGAAACTATCAGACAAGTCACACCTTATATTTTATCAGGACTTGCTGTTGCTTTTGCCTTTCGGACTGGCCTCTTTAATATCGGTGTAGAAGGTCAAATGCTGATTGGCTGGGTAGCTGCTGTCTGGATCGGCACAACTGTCCATGCACCTATGTATATTCATCTGCCGCTTGCACTCATTACCGCAGCAGCTGCTGGTGCATTATGGGGCTTTATTCCTGGGTTTTTAAAAGCTCGTTTTTATGTTCATGAAGTCATTGTCACGATCATGATGAACTACATTGCCCTTCATGTCACAAACTATTTGATCTCGAATGTCTTAACAAATAATAAAGATAAAACAGAGAAAATTGATGCCACTGCCTCTCTTCGCTCTGGATTTTTTGAACAAATCACCGATTTCTCCCGGATGCATAATGGTATTTTTGTTGCCATTATCGCTGCGGTTGTGATGTGGGTCATTATTCAAAAAACGTCTAAAGGATTTGAATTGCGGGCTGTTGGAATGAACCAGCAGGCATCCCATTATGCCGGTATGAACGTTCGCCGCAACATTATTTATGCGATGCTCATTTCAGGTGCTTTTGCAGGTCTCGCAGGCGCAATGGAAGGTCTTGGCACCTTTGAATATGCTTCTATTAAAGGCTCGTTTACCGGTGTCGGTTTTGATGGAATCGCTGTTGCTTTATTAGGCGGTAACACAGCCGTTGGTGTCGTATTAGCCGCATTGTTGCTAGGTGGATTGAAGGTCGGTGCTTTAAACATGCCGCTTGAATCTGGCGTACCGACTGAGGTCGTTGATATTGTCATTGCGATCATTATTCTTTTCGTCGCCTCAAGCTATATTATCCGTCTTGTGATGAACCAAATGAAGAAAAAGGGGGGAAAATAA
- a CDS encoding ABC transporter permease gives MGFLQILEIIVPATLVYAAPLILTALGGVFSERSGVVNIGLEGLMVVGAFSSIIFNLFFADTFGAMTPWLGLLVGMAIGGLFSLIHAVATITFRADQTVSGVAINMLALGATLFVVKLIYGKAQTDKITEPFYKGDIPLLSDIPIIGDIFFKDVYYTSILALALAVVAWFVLFKMPFGLRLRAVGEHPMAADTMGIKVYKMRYIGVFISGLFGGLGGAVYASTIALDFSHATITGQGFIALAALVFGKWHPFGAMGAALFFGFAQSLSIIGSLLPLFQDIPNVYMLIAPYVLTILALTGFIGRADAPKALGTPYLKGKR, from the coding sequence GTGGGATTTCTGCAAATTCTTGAAATCATCGTCCCGGCAACACTTGTCTATGCTGCACCACTTATTTTAACCGCTCTTGGAGGCGTCTTTTCAGAAAGATCAGGTGTTGTGAATATCGGTCTTGAAGGTTTGATGGTCGTCGGAGCATTTTCCAGTATTATCTTTAACTTGTTTTTTGCTGATACGTTTGGCGCCATGACCCCGTGGCTTGGGCTCCTCGTCGGAATGGCGATTGGCGGATTGTTCTCTTTAATCCATGCCGTTGCGACCATTACATTCCGAGCAGATCAAACGGTCAGTGGTGTTGCGATTAACATGCTCGCACTTGGCGCTACGCTGTTTGTCGTGAAACTCATTTACGGAAAAGCACAAACAGATAAAATTACAGAGCCTTTCTATAAAGGAGATATCCCCCTTTTAAGTGACATTCCGATTATTGGCGATATTTTCTTTAAAGACGTTTACTATACGTCCATCCTTGCTTTAGCTCTTGCAGTTGTTGCTTGGTTTGTTTTATTTAAAATGCCGTTTGGTCTCCGTCTTCGTGCAGTCGGAGAGCATCCTATGGCTGCTGATACAATGGGTATTAAAGTGTACAAGATGCGCTATATCGGCGTTTTCATTAGCGGTCTGTTTGGCGGTCTTGGCGGAGCAGTTTATGCATCGACCATCGCACTTGATTTCTCACATGCTACCATTACTGGACAAGGCTTCATTGCACTCGCTGCACTTGTCTTCGGTAAATGGCACCCATTCGGCGCAATGGGCGCTGCTTTATTCTTTGGATTTGCTCAAAGTTTAAGCATTATTGGCTCTCTCCTACCACTATTCCAAGATATTCCGAACGTGTATATGCTCATTGCACCATATGTGCTGACCATCCTAGCACTCACTGGCTTCATCGGCAGAGCAGATGCACCGAAAGCACTTGGGACACCTTATTTAAAAGGAAAACGTTAA
- a CDS encoding 2-hydroxycarboxylate transporter family protein: protein MANTQQLKSITDDSDNNKSVFRKIMSWKIGVIDLPVYLVLAAIILTAAYFNKIPANMLGGFAVIMILGIFLGDIGQRIPILKDIGGPAILSLFVPSFLVFFHVLNPNSLEAVTSLMKTSNFLYFYISALVVGSILGMQRTVLVQGLIRMFVPLVAGTIAAVTAGILVGLLVGYTPHHSFFFIIVPIIAGGVGEGILPLSIAYSQILGVSAESLISQLIPAAVIGNVIAIICAGAMKKLGEKRPELNGNGRLVKSKEANEIFEQPDMDTKVDFGLMGAGVLVACTTFIFGGLLESFVHIPGPILMIVLAALIKYLNVMPQHLQDGSQQFYKFVSRSFTWPLMVGLGILYIPLDDVATVISIPFVCVCIAVVLGMVGSGYFVGKLMNMYPVESAIVTGCHSGLGGTGDVAILSASGRMGLMPFAQVSTRLGGAATVICATILLRMFT, encoded by the coding sequence GTGGCTAATACACAACAATTGAAATCGATTACAGACGATTCTGACAATAATAAAAGCGTTTTCCGTAAGATCATGTCTTGGAAAATTGGTGTTATTGACTTACCTGTGTATTTAGTACTTGCAGCGATTATTTTAACTGCCGCTTATTTTAATAAAATTCCAGCAAATATGCTTGGTGGTTTCGCTGTTATTATGATTTTGGGGATTTTCCTTGGGGATATAGGACAACGTATTCCGATCTTAAAAGATATTGGTGGACCAGCAATTCTTTCTTTATTCGTACCATCATTCCTAGTCTTTTTTCATGTTCTGAATCCGAACTCGTTGGAAGCGGTTACGTCTCTGATGAAAACGTCGAACTTCCTTTACTTCTATATTTCTGCTCTTGTAGTAGGTAGTATTCTTGGAATGCAGAGAACGGTTTTAGTACAAGGCCTTATTCGTATGTTTGTACCTCTTGTTGCAGGTACAATTGCAGCCGTGACTGCTGGAATTCTTGTTGGTCTTTTAGTTGGTTACACACCGCATCATTCGTTCTTCTTTATTATCGTTCCGATTATTGCCGGTGGTGTTGGTGAAGGGATTTTGCCATTATCTATTGCTTATTCACAAATTCTTGGTGTATCAGCAGAGTCATTAATTTCTCAATTAATTCCTGCTGCCGTCATTGGGAACGTCATTGCCATTATCTGTGCTGGCGCAATGAAAAAGCTTGGTGAAAAACGTCCTGAACTAAACGGGAATGGCCGTCTTGTTAAATCAAAAGAAGCAAATGAAATTTTTGAGCAGCCTGATATGGATACAAAAGTAGATTTCGGGTTAATGGGTGCAGGTGTACTCGTTGCTTGTACAACCTTTATCTTTGGTGGTTTGTTAGAAAGCTTTGTTCATATTCCAGGTCCAATCTTAATGATTGTACTTGCCGCTTTAATCAAATACTTAAATGTGATGCCTCAGCATCTGCAAGATGGCTCACAGCAGTTCTACAAGTTTGTATCAAGAAGCTTTACATGGCCACTTATGGTCGGTCTAGGGATTCTATACATTCCACTTGACGATGTAGCAACAGTGATTTCGATTCCATTTGTTTGTGTATGTATTGCTGTCGTTCTTGGAATGGTTGGTTCTGGTTACTTTGTTGGAAAATTGATGAACATGTACCCAGTAGAATCTGCAATTGTGACTGGATGTCACAGTGGGCTTGGCGGTACTGGTGACGTTGCGATTCTTTCCGCTTCAGGAAGAATGGGTCTGATGCCTTTCGCACAAGTATCTACACGTCTTGGCGGAGCAGCAACTGTCATTTGTGCAACGATCTTACTTAGAATGTTTACTTAA